The following nucleotide sequence is from Pseudomonas sp. S09G 359.
CGCCGAACGTGATGGGCAGCGCTTACCTGATGAAAGCAGCGTTTCAGAAAGCCGGCTTCGCTGACGGCCTGTTCGAAGTGATCAACGTGACCACCGAAGGTGTGTCCAAGGCCATCGCCGACCCGCGGATCGCCGCCGTGACCCTCACCGGCAGCGTGCGCGCCGGCATGGCCATCGGCTCCCAGGCTGGGGCTGCGCTGAAGAAATGCGTGCTGGAACTGGGTGGCTCCGACCCCTTCATTGTGCTCAACGACGCCGACCTCGACGCCGCCGTTCAGGCCGCTGTGATCGGCCGCTTCCAGAACAGCGGCCAAGTCTGCGCCGCCGCCAAGCGCCTGATCATCGAAGAAGGTGTGGTGGAAGCCTTCACCGCCAAGTTCCTGGAAGCCAGCCGTGCCCTGGTGATGGGCGACCCGACGGCGACCGCCACTTACATCGGCCCCATGGCCCGCTTCGACCTGCGCGACGAGCTGCACGGCCAGGTCCAGGCCACCCTGGAAGAAGGCGCGACGCTGCTGCTGGGCGGTAACAAAGCAGCCGGCGCCGGCAACTACTATGAGCCGACCGTGCTGGCCAATGTCACCGACCAGATGACCTCGTTCAAACAGGAGCTGTTCGGCCCCGTGGCCTCAATCATCACTGCCCGCGATGCCGACCACGCTGTGGCCCTGGCGAACGACAGTGAATTCGGCCTCACCGCGAGCATTTTCACCACCGATGCGGCCAAGGCGCGCAACATCGCCAATCAGCTGGAGACCGGCGGGATCTTCGTCAACGCGTTCAGCGTGTCCGACCCTCGGGTGGCGTTTGGTGGGGTGAAAAAGAGTGGGTTTGGGCGTGAATTGTCGCACTTTGGTGTGCGGGAATTCTGTAATGCGCAGACGGTGTGGCTGGATCGCAAGTAAGCCCAGTCAACGCAAAAGCCTGTGTTCAGGCATCCAGCAGCGGCAGCGTCACCACAAACTCGCTGCCCCTGTCCTTGCCTTCGCTCATGGCGGTAACCGTGCCGTCATGGGCTTCCACCAGTTCGCGCACCACCGTCAAGCCGATCCCCAAACCCGAGCCATTGAAGCCGATGGCATGCTCGTCCTGCACATAAGGGTCGAAGATGAACGGCAACGCCTTGGCCGAAACGCCGATGCCATTGTCGCCAATGCTGATCCTCAACGCGTCTGTGACGGTCACCGACAGCACAATACGGCCCCCCACCGGCGTGTACTTGGCCGAGTTGGCCAGCAGGTTGTTCAGGATCTGCGCAAGGCGCCCGGGGTCACCACTCACCGTCAACGGGCCATCGGGCAGATGGGCCTCAAAGTGCTGATTTTTCGCACGCATCACCGGGCCACAGGCATCAATAGCGCTGCGGAGGATGTACAGCATGTCGACCTTGCGCCGCTCGACACGCAGTTTGCCCGTGCTGACGCGGGACACGTCCAACAGGTCATCCACCAGCTGTGAAATATGCTGCACCTGGCCTTCGATCAGCTCACGCATGCGCGGCAGCTGGTCACTCGGCAGGCGCACCATGCGCTCGGCGATCATGCTGATCGGCGTCAACGGGTTGCGCAGCTCATGCGCCACCATCGCCAGGATACTTTTCTGCTGGCCCAGCGCGCGCTCGGCCGTGGCCTGCAGGTCTTGAGCGCTGAGCGCAGCAATGACCAACTGCGCATTCGCCTCGCGAAGCTCCTGGTACAAACGCTGTTCTTCCACGCGTGGCGGGCTGGCCGCGTCGGATTGCGCGAGCAGGATCGCCACGACCAGTTGCTGGTTGGCCTCGATCACTTGCTCGACCTGCTGGGTATCCACCAGGCGGCTGCTGACGTCACTCAGTTGCTGTTGCAGGGCGGCGAGCACGGCGCGGGCCTCGACGGTTTTCTGGCCAAGCAGGAACAGCTCGTGGGCCGCTGTATTCAGCTCACTGTCATTCTTGCCGCCGGTTTCACTCATGAGCCGGGCTCACACATGTTTGTCTCCCGTCGAAACCTGTTTGGTCGGGCGCCCACCCAACAAGCCTTCCTGCTCCGGCAACATGTCGCGAATCTGCAGGCCGTTATCGTCGATGTAGTACTGGCGCAGTTGATCCGAGTGAGCGCTGGCGCGAACCTTGACCACCGCCATGATGCGCAGCAAGCGGCTCTCTACTTCGATGTAGCGCTGCACGATGATCGCATCGGTGAGGAACGCCGTGCCGTAGGGGCTGAAACGCAGGTCGGTGTAACGGTCTTCCAGCTCCGATGTCATCAACACGCTGACCCCGGCCCCGGTCAACGCGGTGACCATGCGCGAC
It contains:
- a CDS encoding HAMP domain-containing sensor histidine kinase, whose protein sequence is MSETGGKNDSELNTAAHELFLLGQKTVEARAVLAALQQQLSDVSSRLVDTQQVEQVIEANQQLVVAILLAQSDAASPPRVEEQRLYQELREANAQLVIAALSAQDLQATAERALGQQKSILAMVAHELRNPLTPISMIAERMVRLPSDQLPRMRELIEGQVQHISQLVDDLLDVSRVSTGKLRVERRKVDMLYILRSAIDACGPVMRAKNQHFEAHLPDGPLTVSGDPGRLAQILNNLLANSAKYTPVGGRIVLSVTVTDALRISIGDNGIGVSAKALPFIFDPYVQDEHAIGFNGSGLGIGLTVVRELVEAHDGTVTAMSEGKDRGSEFVVTLPLLDA
- a CDS encoding aldehyde dehydrogenase family protein yields the protein MNAISPQTHALSINPANGETVGSYPYETASQLDAALDRATGAFRTWRRQPVSQRAELLLALAAALRDQAEEMAQMITLEMGKPIAQARAEIEKCALLAEWYAAQGPAMLAPEPTLVDNGSAQIEYRPLGPILAVMPWNFPVWQVLRGAVPTMLAGNTYVLKHAPNVMGSAYLMKAAFQKAGFADGLFEVINVTTEGVSKAIADPRIAAVTLTGSVRAGMAIGSQAGAALKKCVLELGGSDPFIVLNDADLDAAVQAAVIGRFQNSGQVCAAAKRLIIEEGVVEAFTAKFLEASRALVMGDPTATATYIGPMARFDLRDELHGQVQATLEEGATLLLGGNKAAGAGNYYEPTVLANVTDQMTSFKQELFGPVASIITARDADHAVALANDSEFGLTASIFTTDAAKARNIANQLETGGIFVNAFSVSDPRVAFGGVKKSGFGRELSHFGVREFCNAQTVWLDRK